The sequence below is a genomic window from Lolium perenne isolate Kyuss_39 chromosome 4, Kyuss_2.0, whole genome shotgun sequence.
GCCAGTGTACGTCGTCAGGACGCACCTGGGATCCGTGGACGCCCTCTCGATCTGCTTGCGCACGTTGCAGTTATCGGCGGTGCACTTGTAGTAGCTCCTGCATGGATTTAAACACTTGCCATTTCAGAACGCACCCAACGGCGACCCTATGAAAACTCTTCAATATTGTAACGCAGATTGCAGCGATGTAGTAGCGTCTTTCCTTAGCGGTAGTTCCACTTGTATATAGCCAGTATTTGTTTTCCTTTTCCTCTTTTTATTTTGTAATAACCTGGGTAATTTTTGTTCCTCTTAGCCTTTCGTTTTTTTTAAAAGAAAGATTACAGATCTTCCAAACCTCAGTAGACCACTCTGAACTCTCATATCCATTCTTACTTGTGTTGGCGACCAAAGAAGTTACTACTCGTAGTGCGTGACTTTTTGGAGAAGCTCGGCACCGCTCAAGTGCAAGATTTTTGCTTGGTTAGCGCTTCAGTACCGTCTCTGGACGTCAGACAGAAGGGTTCGACATGGACTACAGGATACCGTGTCCAGTTGCTACACCTGTCTATAGGAGGTCGACACGGTTAGTCATGTGTTGGTGGGCTGCGTGTATGCTAGACAGGTTTGGCACCGGTGTTTGCAGAAGGTCGGTCTCTCGCTGCCGATCCCCACGGTCACGGACTCCTTGCAATCCTGGTGGTTTGAGGTCCGGAAGAGATTTGGGAGGAAGGAGAAGCGTGGGTTTGACACTCTAGTGATCTTGATCAGCTGGCGACTTTGGAAGCAACGTAATGCTAGGGTTTTTGACAACATCTCGAGGCAATTTTCAAAAGAGGCTTTGGTGGCTCAGATCATGCTTGATTGGGAGCTTTGGGCTAAGGCTGGCCTAGGAGGGTGTCTTTTCTTTGCAAGAGTAGTGCACTAGGTTGGGGTGTGGGTGTGGTGTTCTTGACAAACGTTGTCACAACGGTTTTGCCATGCTTGTAACTTGTACCTTGTTTCTCTCTTCTATAAAACTAAGGTACGCAATTGCGTACTCTCGAAAAAAAAATTGCTAGCAGGAGAAAAGAGAAACATGGCCCACTATAAATTGCGCAGATGGAAATGTTTTCCAAATTCTACTAAAAATTTATTCTACCAATACTAATGCAATGTTTGAACATATAGTCAGGTAATGCTATCAGTCATGCCAAGTCTAGTACCCCCATGATCTAGAAGACTAGAACAATCTATTTAAATGGGTTTAGGGCATGCACAATGGTGGAGAAAGAAGGTACACTTCTCAcagtatactccctccgtcccaaaatgtaaggcgtctcaGATTTAGTAAAAAATCAACATATTTTAAGTTTGACTAAATTTATACGTAAAAATATAAACATTGGCAATGCCAAATcaatatcaatagattcaccaGAAAGTATGGTTTCTCAAAATGttcatttgatattgtagatatcCATATTTttcgtataaacttggtcaaattcaGAAAATGTTGACTTTTAGCTAAAGCTTAGAtgtcttacattttgggacggaggggtaCTATCTTGTTTCTAGTAATTAATACTTGCATGGCTCTAAGATTATGGGGTGATTAAATACTAACTAGAAAATGACAAGCAAGGGACGACGTTTGTTACAATCTAAGAAATGTTTTGCTTAAGGCGTCACGGGAAGAGATTCTCTCTTTGCAAATTGCATCTACAATGGTGTGAAGTATTCCTTCTCTTAGATACAACATTAGGATTTTATTGACATCGAGAAAGAAAATTGTTCGCTCTCGGTGAAGATTGATAATCTTAGTCCAATATAGTTAATTTCTCTATTATACAAGATGTCTTCTTATTCATACGTGTTTTGTACTTACTTTTGATTACTGCATTTTTTGTAGTAGTGTATACATTAATTATGAGAGATGATATTAAGAGATAAATATTGTATGCCATGTTTTTATTGTCATCGCTATATAACCGAGGATATGGGAGAGCTATCTTATCTATTATTTGAGTTCTTCTTAGTGAAACAGTATTCTTTATTTTTGTTCTTCGTCTTCcaactcaacataaaataataataCTCCTCCTTCCCTCCGTTTCTAAATATAAGATTTGGCAGCTCCAATTAGACTGCCAAAACGTCTTATGTGTAGGACAGATGAGGTATTTGACATCTCTAATCCGAACTCCGAAGGATTACATCACCCTATGGTGCATCATGTGCTTAACTGGTTCAAATGTACAGTTTGGGAGTTGAGTGATACATATACTTCTGCGTATTACTCAAAACGCATTTGCTCAAAAATATTTATGTTCATCACATAACGATTATAGTAGTATTTCTCTTTTCGTTTCATGTCTAAAAAAACCTAATAATTATGATCTAACAAGCAGCTATGAATAGAAGTTAGAGATGGGTTGAGGTTGAGAGTTCAGATTATATTGTTCCccgcaaaaataaaaaataaaaagagtTCAGATAATGTAAGGTTCATCGTGCGTGCAACTAGTTAGCGTGGCATAATTAATGTTTTCGTACCTGGGACGGGGGTTGCCCTTGACCACTTTCTGGCCGTACTTGCGCCACCGGTAGCCGTCGTCGAGGAGATCGACCTCGCTCGGCGTCTGCAGTATGATCTTGTGCTTCTTCACCACCCTCTGCCCCGCCGCACCACCTGCGCCGCTGCCAATGTCATGGCCCTCCTCGCCGCCATCCTCATTCAGCATATCGTCGTCGCTCGCCTCGTCCTCCTCAGccccggcggcggcagcggcagcggcggcgtcatCGCCACCTGCTTGGCCGCCGCGCCGGGGCTCCGGTGGGCGCGGGTGGGTGTGCCGGCCCTTGTAGGTGATCTCCTTGATACAGCCGTCGAAGGCTCGCTCGACGATCTTCTTGACGGGGCAGGCGTCCCGAGTGCACTTGTAGTAGCTGCGCGGCGACTCGGCGTCCTTGAGCTGCTTCTGCCCGTACTTGCGCCAGTTGTACCCGTCCTTGGCCGGCTGCTCGATTGGAGGCGCCGCCGGTGCCGCGTGCTGACTGCCGAGCGCCGCCGCGCGCATTAGTTGCATGTGCTGCTCGTAGTGCGTGGATGGCCCCGTGTGGTGGACCGCGAAGTTGCGGGGCAGCAGCAGGGAGGAGGAGGGCGGCTGCGTCGCCCGTGGAGGCCATTGTGGCGGCGGGTCGGCTTGGAaatatgacgacgacgacgactggtAGGGGTGGAGGTTGGCGAGGGGTGAGAAGGTGGTCTGTTGCTGGTAGGACGACGTCGGCACGTAGTTTCCCTGCATAAGTGCAAATGGTGCAATTTCAATTCACATGTGATGCTGCAAATCTCGATCCTTTTTGTGTATGGTAAACTATATGATCATCTATATGTATGATGTACTTAGATATGCTACAACAAATCTTACAAGCTGAGTAAAAACCTCAAAAATAGCATCCCGAGAATGATTTCTAGCAAACACAAAATTGTCCTCTCTCCATTCCATTGACTTGCCATGAGCGAGAAGAGAATCGAAAACTAAACAAAGAGCAGATCGATCGAGGCCAAGAGTGGGTAAATTACCATGGAGAACTGAGGCGTCAGATTAATCGGAGTCGCGGCGGTGACCTCCTCGACAGCCCACGGCGGCGGCTGGGGATTGTTGATGCTAGTGCCGAGAAGAGACATGTAGGACGATCCAGGATCATAATCACTCCCGTACGGCGCCGGGCCGCCGCCGTCATAGACCCTCTCCTGATGACCAGACGAGAACGGAGGCTGCTGGCGCAGGCCCTCGTCGCCTCGACGGTCGCCCATTGCCGTGGCCTCTCTTGCTGCTTCTTCTCAATGACCAGAGGGAGAAGAGGACTGTGCAACGAAAGGGACGCCTTCGCGCCGACCAGTGAGTAACGAGAGGAGATTGGCAGACGAAATAGGGAAAGCTATGACACCTAGACTATTACCTCTCCTAGCCCTGAGCCGTCTCTTCAGAGGCTTCAGAAATCACAACTTATCTTGATCATGGCAGCAGTGACATCAACAGTTCAGAAGCCTTTATTTCGGTGGTATTTCTCGGCGAGCTTTTGGGTGGTATAAAACTATTTTAATTCCTCTTAGTTTAGGCGACTTGGccatccaaattttgccaaatggATCTGCCTGCTGTCGACAACTATGCGTCATTATTCTGAAAGAGGCTCTGCTGGGATCTGATCTtcacagatttgtggtgctaattATGATTGTGGAGACCATGACGAACCAAACTGCGCTGCACCCACGGCCACAGCGTTGACCATTGTTCTAACTGTCATTGGTGATAATTGTCTTTTCTGCAAGTGTACCCATTTAACCATAAATCACTACGCAGAAAAATTCTGCCTTCTTACTCGTTTACGCGCTATATATACGCCATCATCCATTTATTCAACCAACAAAAAATATTTTTACAAGTCTAATTCTGTCAAGGCTGATCTCAAGTGTTTTTAACTAATATTTCAGGCCTCTTTCAAACTGTTGGCATATTGTATCGACTTTACAGCTATTATTCTAAGCTAATATAAACATTTCTTTGAGAAAGCATCAGCTTTCACCAGCTCAGTGCAAATTAAGCTTTTCCACGCGGCTAGCTGTTGCTGTAATTGGTGGGCAAACAAGACTTACGCTTAATTTATGCGTTAGTCTTATTAAGACCTAGTTGTTAATCATCTTCGAGCTGTCAATCCATGTTGATTATAATCGAAAAGGAACATAATGGTGGTAGTAATGCCGAGCAAACTCTTGCTGGATTTCAGTAGCACAGAGAATATCTCCTTCCGTGGAAGTAAGTTGCTTCAATTGTAGTTTCTTCAATCCATATAAAATAGACCTTAGAGTAACGGTGACTCATTCGCAACATTGGAAAGTTCAGTTTGAGATGGAACTGAACCTCCTTGGTTTATAGAAATCCATCATTCATGATGCCTTCTACAGCCTTTGTTTGGAAATAGATTACACTTTAGAAAGCATGCGGTTAAAATTCTATAACCTTGAGTCTTTGACAACATATACCAATACATTTATGTTGGAGAGGTGAAAACAGATAGTAATAAGATTTCACATGAAATATATCTTCATAATATAGCAATGTTAGAATACTTAAGAACATATACATCAAGGTAGGATAAGAAAACCAATTGGATCATGAATGCAAATCAAAAATTTAgccaaaaaaggaaagaaaaaaacacCAGCTTTATATTTTTTACTTTCCGTAGAAACAATATATACCAGTCTATCGTGTATTGAACAATGTACCAGGAAACTAATCAGTGAGATTATTGGAAAACTCGCAAAATTGGTGCATTACATTTTGTACAAAATAAACAAAGTTGTGACTCACTGACTCATACTTTGGTCTCTATGAAGTAGGTCGACGAAACAGCCAGACCAGCAGAGTCGAAAGTCCGCACAAGCCGCTGCCTCTTTCCTGGCGATTCCATCCAACAGAACTCCAAATGAAAAGAATCTAACTGCTGAATGCACTTGCTGATGTCTGACGGATAACCCATGTACATCCCTCCAGGTAGCAAAGTAATTTCATATCCTCCATCAAACTGAAGCAAATTGTTATTTGCTACTCCTGTCCAGTGGATCGTTGTTGTCGTGCTAGTTCCGGTTTTCGTTGAAATATTATCCTATCAGCAAAAGAAACCATATATGACGCGCACTGTCATCGAAGAAAATGTCGCAATACTTAAACAAGCATTTCTTCTGCAAGAACCTTTTGACACTAAATAAAAAAACTATTGCACAGGATTAACATCATCAAACCAGGAATTACTTTAGTGCTTGCAGAAAACACTGTTATATGTAAAATAAAGAACAGACACAAGGATGCTGATGTCCGGAAGGACAAAGAAAAACCACCACCACGCAAGTCATATAACTCTTGAAATCCTTTAGCCACAAGTGGAGCAACAATTGTTTAGATCCATTACTAACCCATTGGTTTGAATTACCTCTACCAAAGCAACCAGTACGTCGAAACTGCAAAGTATATATAAGTCATACGAAAACTCTGAAACATACCTGAATCAGCTGACCACCGTTGTCCATTTCAAGGAGAACAACCGTATCAGCCTCGTCAAGCGTTGCTCCATACACCCCGCTCCTCTTTGTCACAGAATGGCCCTCCCACCTTCCAAGCACGGCATTTATCCTATCGTTGCTGGGAATCTAGTGAGAAAGGGTAAATGGTATATCTTAGCATGAGCCCATCATAAGTTCATCAATAGGAAGATTACAGCACTTGACCATGAGAACTCACCTCAGGATCATCAGTCAAAGAGTCGGTAAGTGGCACTACAGAGCCTTGATTTTCATGAAAAACAATAAGTGTATCGAGCACTCCATTTGGGTCACTTAAGTGAAAAGCTCTTACTCGACCATTGCCATCGAGTGAGTAAAGACAATTCTCGCATACAATAGATGGTTTACGAGAAGGTAACTTCAAGTTTCTGTCGAAGTCAAAAGATACGGCACATCTTAGTAATAAGGGCATCAAAATGCAGTAAACACCTAAGGTAGTGGATCATATAGTTTACTTTGGGGATTCTTCACCAGTATCATCTTCTCCGAGCACACCGGCTCGAAGAACAGTCTCCAGCATTCCAGCAGTCTGGTATCTCAACGCAAATGCCTTCTGCTCAGGAAAGAACCCTATCTGTGCACTAAACGATACAACCTGTTAAAACCTGCTCGGATCCATagcaaaagaaaataaatagCCTGGAGCTTCAGTGCACCTGCTGATACTTATCTACGGTGAACATGTTAGTCTCTTTGATTTTGTACTCCGCCCACTCTGGTTCAGAATCCTCCTCACCTACAAATGTTATCTCAGACGAAGCCTGCTTGATATACAGCCTACAAATCACGATCGTAAATACATCATTCAGAAATCAGGGTTTGAGGATCAGATCCAAAAAAAGCAATGTATTCTATATTTCTATAGATGGTCAAAACGCTGATCAACAAGCTTAAATCACTAGATTGAAATGGTGATGAGTAAACATGGTAACTGAAAAGTGAAAAGTAGTGTTGAGAAGTGACATTGGGGGAAAATGTCACGAGAGCATTACGATTGCATGAGGCTAGTGAGGTCGCCCTCCCCGTACGTGCTGACGGACAGCCGTGTGGTGATCTCCTGCTGAATCCTCCCGTGCGCATCGAATTGCTGAACAGAGCGCGCAAGGGACACAGAAGAAATGTAACCAAATTACGAAGCCAGAAACAGGAGGGTTTCGAGAATATTAGGCATATGAACATACGTAGAAGATGCCGTTCCACTTGCCGACGTTGAGGTCGAAGAAGCGGCAGAGGTTGTCAATGCTCATCGCCTCGTCCTCGTCCACCTCCGGCGGGCCCGCGACCGCCGCCCGGGCGCACAGCCGGCCCCGCCGTAAAGGGGAGAAGCGGTGCTGCGCCGGCGCAGCGCAGGAGCTTCGGCGGCTTCGGGGCTGCGGGACGGCCGAGGCCGCGAGCCGGAGGCCGACGAGGGTTTCCGCCATGGTCAGTGGAGCGGGGACAGGAGGACTGCTTTGCTAGTGTGTTCAGGTGATCTCCAGCTCCAAAGCCTTATCGATTCTGGCTGGCCCTCACATTCAGGTGGACGCGTATTTACGTGTCTACGTGTTCTCCGTGGCAAAAGCATTTTTCTCCTTCGGCTCGCCCTTCTTTCTTAAAAGTAAGCATTTTTTGGTATTGCCTATGTTTACAAAGAAATATCACAAGTTTATCTAAGCTTAGATATATCCAAACATTTTGTAGTATATAGATAAAGTACTACTTAAGAAACGATGAGATAGCGCACGATCTGGAATAATTCCAAAAGCTCAACAAAATCAAGACTCCTCCAAGCATGATACTCCCAACAATTTCATATTGAATTCCTTAACAATGTGTTTGGATGTTGGGAAACCAGCCTGGAATTGAATTGGAAAAGGAATTCCAAATTCAGGATGTTCTTGAGTTGCAGTCCACTCTTTCAAGTGGTACATAGTGGATCTGAATAAGATAGAAATCCCGGTCCATTGGTATAGCCAACATCAACAATGTAGTACTTTCCTATTGTCAATTAAATAAGTTAGATAAAATTTAAATATGAGAAATAAAAAAACCAAGAGGAAGATTTATACCATGTGGTCCAACAAATGCACCTTGGCGATCGTTTCTCATAGCATCTTTTCGCACTCTCGAGTCTGATGCCGAGCCCTCCCAACCAGGTAGAACATAGAGAAATTTCATGTTCCAATCAACCACACCTAACATGTTAGTAGTGATTTCTTGCTTTCGGTTCCTATACCTCCCTTTGTTAGCAGAATTAACATACATATGAATATGACACCCATCGAGTGATCCAAGTGCATTGCCAAACCACTTCCATTTGTTATCATTAGGAGGGTTGACATAAGCATCCGGAAGCTTAATGAACCCCCCCAATTAGAGATAGGATGGCTAATAACACAGTAAAGAGGTTCCTACTGATAATCTCTATAGACCGCTGATATGTGCCACCCAAAACTCTCATTTTAATTCCATATCCAACAACTTGTAACATAGCAACATTTTCTTCTACTGTCACATAGATGACATCCTTGAGATCACACACTTCTCACGCAACATATCATAAatatcgtgaaagttctttttagATAACCGTAGCTTATCAATGCAAGCTGCCTCGGACCCATTATATGTTTTTTAAAGATGTACTTCATATATGCAACCTTCACCTCATCATCATTAAAATATCCTAGGTTTCTGTCCTTTGCATACTAAGATAAGAAAGTGTCGAGCATGACATATCAAACCACATCTTTGTCAATATGATCATTtacctttttcttctttttttctctTCAGTTATGTAAGCAACCAACTCTGGTTGAAACATGGTAATACTACAATGCACACAATGTTTGAAATCTAATTATTCAGAAAATAGACACTTTAATGATGTGTTTGTATGCATAGATACTTCAAATCAAACTTGTGTATATTGCGGTTCAAATCAAACTTGTCTACACATGCAAGCatagatgatgaataacaatatgTAACATAGAATATAGAGAAAGCTTTTTATACATTCAGAAAATGATCTCAGCATCTTCCGATTCACCTTAGGTTTTGCAGTTAAATAGATCAAAAAATAGTCAACAAAACAGATTAATGGAGGAAGAGAAAATGGGAAAAGAGGGCAATGAGAGGCCGGTTTGGGATGGCTAGGGAGTGGCCACCGATCCCCTCCCGTCGTTCGCATCCCGCCGACATCATGCACAAGACCCACGCTCGACATATTGTCGCCGATCATGGCGCAACCGCCATGGAGCTAGGGTCAGGGCGGGGATCAAGGCCACAACCGCTAGGGAAGCCGGGAAGGGGGAGAGGAGGCCGGGAAGGGAGAGAGGACGCCAGGGAAGAGTTCTTACCGCCCTCGCCGGGGGCGGATGGTGGCTGCAGGTCTGGGGCGACGGTTGACTCCGTTGTGATTCTCGGGATCGAGAGAGAGGTTTAAGAGATGCATTGTGTCTGTCAGAAACGAAGCAGCACGCCTTTCCGAGCGTGAGAGTTCGGAACCGAGAGAGGTCGCGAGGCACTTGCGGGTGGGTGGGATCGGAAAGTTTTCTAGTTTTCACGGTTTAATTCTAGAACCACTCCAAATACATGAAAACGAAATAGAAATTCCAGATAGCCAATTCCATGCTTGTTTTCCAACATCCAAACACTATGTAAGTCTGAATCGACCTAGGGGGTAGTAAGGGCGCCTCTCAAATTATGTATGTTTTTGTCAGTGGTTTGTCCGActtgtgggtgggtgtgggcgtcCCCTCGCCCCACGCACCCAGCCAGAAAAATCGGTTTGTGGGTGGCCATGTCTCAACCGAGAGCATTAAAAAATACATGGAAATGAACTTCAACAGTAAATATTTAAAAGGCATAGTTCACATAGGAAAATTCAAATTATAATTAAAATTTGATAAATTAAATACATAGTTCACACATTCAAATGGGGTCCATTGGTTTCCTTTTGTGGATCCACATGTGCTCAACCAAATCACTTTGGAGTTGAACATGAGTATTTTGGACACGGATATCGTGATACATTTGGATGTAAGCTTCAAACTCTTGTGGTGCATGATCTAACACAATCCAAGTCCCCTGAAAGTTCCACCCTCCAAGTTGACCGGCTCACTCATGCCCATCCTCGACAATCatattgtgcatgatcacacaagaagACATCACATCACACATGGTGTTTAAACTTCATGTTCTTGCAAGGTGTCGACCAATAGCCCACGAGTTTGAAGGATACCAAATTCCTGCTCCATATTCTTCCCTGCAAGCTTCTTGCTCTTTTGCAAAAGCAACTTCATGGAAAAACTATGGGGGTAGGGGTTAGCGATTGTCTTAACAAATATGGTCCATTGGGGATAAATACCATCTGGAAAGTAGTACCCTTTTGTGTAGGGGTGGACGTCGATATCATAGTGACATTTCGGAGTCTAACCTTCCACAAGCCTCGAGAAGGCCGGAGAACATTGAAAGGACACGAATTTCTCCTAGAGGGGGTGTGAATTGGCGATTTAAAACTGTTACGAGATGAGCTTAACAAATGCGAAATAAAACCATGGATGGTGCTTGACGTAGTGGATAAAAAGTATTTAAAACAAAGGAAAATGAACCCGGAGATTTCAGATGATCCAGGATcgagcccggggacttgattctgagtagagtaacgttgttttgccatcgacaGTTAACCAGCATCGTTTTATTAAAACTGAGCACGTTATTCCTATCCCTTACATACTATCATCTTACATGACTTCACTCGAAGTTTTAAAGAACCCGATATAGAAAAAGATATCGGATGATTACGAAAATTTAGAAAAACATCGGCATCagaatcttcgagtagtacaacttgagtctacgcacggttgcaagcatctgtccctagactcgggggctactcccatcgggagcgctggacgcgcacccgataaaaagcaaTTTCGACTTCAAAATGATGAGGAAGGATCAAGTCTTTTCGACAGCTAAGGACGACAGAAGGAAAATATAGTCCCTACCCGAAACTTTACTTCGGCCAgtcacttgggggctactgatgtgagcattacccttcgggtaaccagcatTAGGCTACCTTCTACGGGCCAacaaggggcccatgaagattgcccaacgaccaaggtgggccctgatacgtctccaacgtatcgataatttcttatgttccatgcttgttttatgataatacctacatgttttatacatacttatgtcatatttatgcattttccggcactaacctattaacaagatgtcgaagagtcagttgctgttttctgctgtttttggtttcagaaatcctagtaaggaaatattctcggaatcggacgaaatcaacgtccaggggcttatttttccatgaagcttccagaacaccgaaaggaaaacgaagtggggcgacgagatgccgccacactagggcggcgcggcccaagggggcccgcgtggccctagcgtgtggccccctcgtcagccctccgactccgcccttccgcctacttaaagtcttcgtcgtgaataccccagtaccgagagccacgatacggaaaaccttccagagacgccaccgccgccaatcccatctcgggggatttaggaaatcgcctccggcaccctgccggagaggggaatcatctcccggaggactcttcaccgccatggtcgcctccgaagtgatgtgtgagtagttcacccctggactatgggtccatagcagtagctagatggtcgtcttctcctaattgtgctatcattgttggatcttgtgagctgcctaacatgatcaagatcatctatttgtaatgctacatgttgcgtttgttgggatccgatgaatattgaatgctatgttatgttgattatcaatctatcatctatgtgttgtt
It includes:
- the LOC127292743 gene encoding uncharacterized protein encodes the protein MAETLVGLRLAASAVPQPRSRRSSCAAPAQHRFSPLRRGRLCARAAVAGPPEVDEDEAMSIDNLCRFFDLNVGKWNGIFYQFDAHGRIQQEITTRLSVSTYGEGDLTSLMQSLYIKQASSEITFVGEEDSEPEWAEYKIKETNMFTVDKYQQIGFFPEQKAFALRYQTAGMLETVLRAGVLGEDDTGEESPKNLKLPSRKPSIVCENCLYSLDGNGRVRAFHLSDPNGVLDTLIVFHENQGSVVPLTDSLTDDPEIPSNDRINAVLGRWEGHSVTKRSGVYGATLDEADTVVLLEMDNGGQLIQDNISTKTGTSTTTTIHWTGVANNNLLQFDGGYEITLLPGGMYMGYPSDISKCIQQLDSFHLEFCWMESPGKRQRLVRTFDSAGLAVSSTYFIETKV
- the LOC127292742 gene encoding probable WRKY transcription factor 58, whose translation is MGDRRGDEGLRQQPPFSSGHQERVYDGGGPAPYGSDYDPGSSYMSLLGTSINNPQPPPWAVEEVTAATPINLTPQFSMGNYVPTSSYQQQTTFSPLANLHPYQSSSSSYFQADPPPQWPPRATQPPSSSLLLPRNFAVHHTGPSTHYEQHMQLMRAAALGSQHAAPAAPPIEQPAKDGYNWRKYGQKQLKDAESPRSYYKCTRDACPVKKIVERAFDGCIKEITYKGRHTHPRPPEPRRGGQAGGDDAAAAAAAAGAEEDEASDDDMLNEDGGEEGHDIGSGAGGAAGQRVVKKHKIILQTPSEVDLLDDGYRWRKYGQKVVKGNPRPRSYYKCTADNCNVRKQIERASTDPRCVLTTYTGRHSHDPPGRGAGVAAAPTGGGSSSDPTGNPAGGTLHQSSGTHRLKEESRD